One Megalops cyprinoides isolate fMegCyp1 chromosome 17, fMegCyp1.pri, whole genome shotgun sequence DNA window includes the following coding sequences:
- the wdr21 gene encoding WD repeat domain 21 isoform X2 has product MLLQKRHLGLLPESSYCRLIHELKVSGMRRHKLEVQSSDASSANTDNFRLIVADSACERVFTVNDVEHGGCKYGIMNFRGCSKGSLSVEMCDNLYFTNRKVNSICWASVTHSDSHVLLCLVGIAETPGCVSLLPASLFSNSYPDQPGMLCSFKISTAWSCAWCLNPQADKNFSTGLSRRVIVTDAVTGRRQTYGISSDVLAQQFALRAPVLYNGCRSGEIFSIDLRQRARRGTSWKGCRLYQESAITSVRILQDENYLLAADMLGKIKLWDLRVTRAVQQYEGHHNEHTYLPLHVNEPEGLLLAVGQDCYTRLWSLGDRRLLRTVPSPHPAGKDSIPSVVFSSQLGGRRGLPGLLMAVRHDLYYFPYNCDYQDGSLLSASSGGS; this is encoded by the exons GCTGATCCATGAGCTGAAGGTGAGTGGCATGAGGAGGCACAAGCTGGAGGTGCAGAGCTCCGATGCCAGCAGTGCCAACACCGACAACTTCCGCCTCATTGTG GCGGACTCGGCCTGTGAGCGCGTTTTCACCGTCAATGACGTGGAGCACGGTGGGTGCAAATACGGCATCATGAACTTCCGTGGTTGCAGCAAGGGCTCACTTTCAGTGGAAATGTGCGACAACCTGTACTTCACCAACCGCAAG GTGAATTCCATCTGCTGGGCCTCGGTGACCCACTCCGACTCCCATGTGCT ATTGTGTCTGGTGGGGATTGCAGAGACGCCAGGTTGCGTCAGCTTGCTACCAGCCTCCCTGTTCAGCAACTCTTACCCAG ACCAGCCAGGCATGCtgtgcagttttaaaatatCCACAGCCTGGTCGTGTGCCTGGTGCCTGAACCCGCAGGCTGATAAGAACTTCAGCACGG GCCTGTCACGGCGTGTCATTGTGACGGACGCAGTGACAGGGCGGAGACAGACGTACGGCATCAGCAGCGACGTGCTGGCACAGCAGTTTGCCCTGCGG GCCCCAGTGCTGTACAATGGCTGTCGCTCAGGGGAGATCTTCAGCATCGACCTGCGCCAGAGGGCCCGCCGTGGCACCAGCTGGAAGGGCTGCCGCTTGTACCAGGAGTCGGCAATCACCTCTGTCCGCATCCTACAGGATGAGAACTACCTCCTCGCCGCTGACATGCTGGGAAAG ATTAAGCTGTGGGACCTGCGTGTCACCCGTGCTGTACAGCAGTACGAGGGCCACCATAATGAGCATACTTACCTGCCGCTGCACGTCAACGAGCCGGaggggctgctgctggccg TGGGTCAAGACTGCTACACGCGGCTCTGGAGCCTTGGCGACAGACGCCTGCTGCGGACTGTGCCATCCCCCCATCCTGCGGGGAAGGACTCCATTCCCAGTGTGGTCTTCTCCTCGCAGCTGGGTGGCCGGCGTGGCCTTCCCGGCCTGCTCATGGCTGTCCGACACGACCTCTACTACTTCCCCTACAACTGTGACTACCAAGACGGGAGCCTTCTCTCAGCATCCTCAGGGGGGAGCTAA